One Maribacter cobaltidurans genomic window carries:
- a CDS encoding ATP-dependent Clp protease adaptor ClpS gives MSTKEKISEELLLEEETVKQNEIVLFNDDVNTFDHVIETLIAVCDHTPEQAEQCSLIVHYKGKCTVKTGEYCDLEPQCSGLLNAGLSAEIV, from the coding sequence ATGAGCACTAAAGAAAAAATTTCCGAAGAGCTCCTTTTAGAGGAAGAGACCGTCAAACAAAATGAAATCGTACTTTTTAATGACGATGTAAATACATTTGACCATGTAATTGAAACACTTATCGCTGTCTGTGACCATACTCCGGAACAGGCGGAGCAGTGTTCCCTGATTGTGCATTATAAAGGTAAATGCACTGTAAAGACTGGCGAGTATTGTGACTTGGAACCCCAATGTTCAGGACTGCTCAATGCCGGTCTAAGTGCTGAGATTGTTTAG
- the prmA gene encoding 50S ribosomal protein L11 methyltransferase produces the protein MAENIYMEYQFIVEPVQPVSDILIAELGEVGFESFVEEETGVLAYIQKGDWHEDILEGVSILENTDFKISYEAKEIEQENWNATWEQNFQPILVNDVCMVRAPFHEKKEIEYDIIIEPKMSFGTGHHETTHMMLQHILHLDLEGKTVLDMGCGTGVLAILASKRGAKKIDAIDIDNWCYLNSLENVERNGIHNISVLEGDASLLDGNKYDIIIANINRNILLKDIPKYKHSLSEGGVLLVSGFYRKDLPLISEKCHELGLRIEKNIEKNNWVAAKYVF, from the coding sequence ATGGCAGAAAATATCTATATGGAATATCAATTCATCGTGGAACCGGTACAACCTGTTTCGGATATTCTGATAGCCGAACTGGGGGAGGTAGGTTTTGAAAGTTTTGTAGAGGAGGAAACAGGTGTTCTGGCCTACATTCAAAAAGGGGACTGGCATGAGGATATTCTTGAGGGAGTATCGATTCTTGAAAATACGGACTTTAAGATTTCCTATGAGGCAAAGGAAATAGAGCAAGAGAATTGGAATGCCACTTGGGAACAGAATTTCCAACCCATTTTGGTAAATGATGTTTGTATGGTAAGAGCTCCGTTTCATGAAAAGAAGGAAATTGAGTACGATATCATTATTGAGCCAAAAATGAGCTTTGGCACGGGCCATCACGAAACAACCCATATGATGTTACAACATATACTGCATTTGGACCTTGAGGGTAAAACAGTATTGGATATGGGCTGTGGAACAGGGGTTCTTGCCATTTTAGCCTCCAAACGAGGCGCAAAAAAAATAGATGCTATTGATATTGATAATTGGTGTTATTTGAACTCTTTGGAAAATGTGGAGCGAAATGGGATTCATAACATTTCGGTTTTGGAGGGGGATGCAAGTCTTTTAGACGGTAATAAATATGACATTATCATTGCCAACATCAATAGAAATATACTCTTGAAGGATATTCCCAAATACAAGCACTCTTTAAGTGAAGGAGGTGTACTTCTGGTCAGTGGTTTTTATCGGAAAGATTTACCTTTGATTTCCGAAAAGTGCCATGAATTAGGTCTTCGGATCGAAAAAAACATTGAAAAAAACAATTGGGTCGCCGCAAAATATGTATTTTAG
- the cdaA gene encoding diadenylate cyclase CdaA, protein MDFLNFIDFKITDILDIVLVAVLLYYVYKLVRGSAAINIFIGIVIVWAFWKLTELLGMEMISSIVGAFMQVGLIALIIVFQQEIRKFLLMIGSTNFANKRNFIKHFKFLNQEGDTTSINVEAIVKACEKMSASKTGAILVIERGNSLDFIKNTGDKMNIEVTQPIIESIFYKNSPLHDGAAVIVDNFIVATRVILPVTNERNIPLRYGLRHRAAIGITEKTDALCLVVSEETGQISYIKNGEFILFESSAQLITLLKKDLV, encoded by the coding sequence TTGGATTTTTTAAATTTTATCGATTTTAAGATTACGGATATTCTCGATATCGTATTAGTTGCCGTACTTCTATATTATGTCTACAAATTGGTACGTGGTTCCGCGGCCATCAATATTTTTATAGGTATCGTAATCGTTTGGGCATTTTGGAAACTTACCGAGTTATTGGGAATGGAGATGATTAGTAGCATCGTAGGTGCCTTCATGCAGGTTGGGCTAATTGCTTTGATCATTGTATTCCAACAAGAAATAAGAAAGTTTCTATTGATGATCGGGTCCACCAATTTTGCCAACAAACGCAACTTTATAAAACATTTTAAGTTTCTAAATCAAGAGGGTGACACCACTAGTATAAATGTTGAAGCGATAGTAAAAGCGTGTGAAAAAATGTCGGCCTCAAAGACGGGTGCCATTCTGGTCATTGAAAGAGGTAACTCACTAGATTTTATAAAGAACACCGGCGATAAAATGAATATTGAAGTAACCCAGCCGATAATTGAAAGTATCTTTTATAAAAATAGCCCCTTACATGACGGTGCAGCCGTTATCGTAGACAATTTTATTGTGGCTACCCGTGTAATTCTACCCGTGACCAACGAAAGAAACATTCCCTTAAGGTATGGGCTTAGACATAGGGCGGCGATAGGTATCACGGAAAAAACAGATGCCCTTTGTTTAGTGGTAAGCGAGGAAACCGGCCAGATATCCTATATTAAAAATGGGGAATTTATTCTGTTCGAATCGAGTGCACAACTCATAACACTTTTGAAAAAAGATCTGGTGTAA
- a CDS encoding DUF4293 domain-containing protein: MIQRIQTVYLIIVALLAGILPFFVNLWSDAKGEEVYASNEVLVSILFYIIGALALWAIFLFRKRKNQFVVNRLNMILNLFLLGFFVYRSLNLSGETTVSEKGIGMLIPVFSIVFLALANRAIKKDEDLVKSVDRLR, encoded by the coding sequence ATGATTCAAAGAATACAGACCGTTTATTTAATCATTGTTGCTTTATTGGCCGGCATATTGCCATTTTTTGTAAACCTTTGGTCAGATGCCAAAGGAGAGGAGGTTTATGCCAGTAATGAAGTATTGGTTTCCATATTATTTTATATAATTGGTGCGTTGGCGCTATGGGCCATATTTTTATTTAGAAAAAGAAAGAACCAGTTTGTAGTGAACCGGTTGAATATGATATTGAACCTTTTTTTACTAGGATTTTTCGTTTATCGATCACTAAATTTATCCGGAGAGACCACGGTCTCGGAGAAGGGTATTGGGATGCTGATTCCTGTATTTTCTATCGTTTTTTTAGCCCTTGCCAATAGGGCGATCAAAAAGGATGAAGATCTTGTAAAATCTGTAGATCGTTTACGTTAA
- a CDS encoding BT_3928 family protein: MRYLIGIVRIFVGVLFVISGFIKLNDPVGFSFKLEEYFSQGVLNLPFFEPHALTISLVVVIFEVLLGVLLILGHKRKFTLWSLLAMIVFFTFLTFYSAYFNKVTDCGCFGDAIKLTPWESFTKDVVLLVLILLLFYGKKYITPLFRPFLTKVLVAISVLACIVYAYYVLNHLPVIDFRPYEIGKNIEEGMGIPEDAPKPIYEYAWKFKVDGEEQVIVTNGDYPTIDGEFIGVETEEIQKGYEPPVHDFTIEQDGEDFAGSLLQEPKLVMVIAYDLRKANLDAFSEIKEVTDMAIDKGYKVIGMSASGPDQTKELKTQYDLDFEFYFTDQTTLKTIVRSNPGVLVLEKGTIEQKVHYNDLDELEF, from the coding sequence ATGAGATATTTGATTGGAATCGTTAGAATATTTGTTGGTGTACTTTTTGTCATCAGCGGTTTCATAAAGTTGAACGACCCCGTGGGTTTTTCGTTTAAACTGGAAGAATATTTTAGTCAGGGTGTTCTCAATCTGCCTTTCTTTGAGCCCCATGCATTGACCATTTCCTTGGTCGTTGTCATATTCGAGGTTCTTTTGGGTGTGCTCCTGATTTTGGGCCACAAGAGAAAGTTTACCCTGTGGAGTCTATTGGCAATGATCGTATTCTTCACCTTTCTAACTTTTTATTCGGCATACTTTAATAAGGTAACGGATTGTGGATGTTTTGGTGATGCCATCAAATTAACACCCTGGGAATCCTTCACCAAGGATGTGGTCCTTTTGGTGCTCATTCTTTTATTGTTTTACGGCAAAAAATACATTACACCACTTTTTAGGCCTTTTTTGACAAAGGTACTGGTGGCAATTTCCGTTTTGGCATGTATTGTCTATGCTTACTATGTGTTAAATCACTTGCCCGTTATCGACTTTAGACCTTATGAAATAGGAAAAAATATCGAGGAGGGTATGGGTATTCCAGAAGATGCCCCAAAACCCATTTATGAATATGCGTGGAAATTCAAAGTGGATGGAGAGGAACAGGTAATCGTTACCAATGGTGATTATCCTACCATAGATGGGGAATTTATTGGGGTGGAAACGGAAGAGATTCAAAAAGGCTATGAGCCGCCGGTGCATGATTTTACTATCGAGCAGGATGGGGAGGACTTTGCCGGAAGTCTCTTGCAGGAGCCTAAACTGGTTATGGTCATTGCCTATGATCTTAGAAAGGCCAATTTGGACGCTTTTTCGGAAATTAAAGAAGTTACGGACATGGCAATTGATAAAGGTTATAAAGTAATTGGTATGTCTGCTTCCGGACCTGACCAGACAAAGGAGTTGAAAACGCAATATGATTTGGATTTCGAATTCTACTTTACAGACCAGACAACCTTAAAAACCATTGTAAGGTCCAATCCGGGAGTTTTGGTTTTGGAAAAGGGGACCATAGAGCAAAAAGTGCATTACAACGATTTGGATGAGCTTGAATTTTAA
- a CDS encoding metallophosphoesterase family protein: MTKILLLSDTHSHIDETILKYAAQADEIWHAGDIGNLKVTDSLSALKPIRGVHGNIDDHIIQKEFPLNNRFMCEEVDVWITHIGGYPPKYNVNTREEIKKKPPKLFICGHSHILKVIWDKKLGVLHMNPGACGKHGFHQIRTMLRFTIEGKEIKDLEIVELGKR, encoded by the coding sequence ATGACCAAGATTTTACTTCTTTCCGATACACATTCCCATATAGACGAAACCATTCTTAAATATGCAGCACAAGCGGATGAAATTTGGCATGCAGGGGATATAGGAAACCTAAAAGTTACAGATAGCCTTTCCGCATTAAAACCAATACGCGGGGTACATGGTAACATAGACGACCACATAATTCAAAAGGAATTTCCTTTGAACAATAGATTTATGTGTGAGGAGGTAGATGTTTGGATTACCCACATAGGAGGTTATCCACCAAAATATAATGTTAATACAAGGGAAGAGATTAAAAAAAAACCCCCAAAGCTATTCATTTGCGGTCACTCACACATCCTAAAAGTAATTTGGGATAAAAAGCTCGGTGTACTTCATATGAATCCGGGTGCCTGTGGCAAACATGGTTTTCACCAAATAAGGACCATGCTGCGCTTTACGATCGAAGGAAAGGAAATTAAGGATTTAGAAATAGTAGAACTTGGCAAAAGATAA
- a CDS encoding DUF3667 domain-containing protein — protein MQCKNCDNSLRTDYSYCPDCGAKVIRNRLTIKNLWHDATERFFNLDNTFLITFKHLLTKPDKVIVGYLNGVRKKYLNPISYFTIAITLGGLFVYLSTEFFPDALDFSFLYPDADSIKESDKFALDLQKTINKYIFKYQSLFYIAMLPLLAFISKLVFINKKQFNFSEHFIIVIYGYSQMSIIVNSLYILVIWNSKLLYYISFFNLIFQILFFTWVYYKIYLLNWKQTLIKLIFFLIILCVLFVGIVVLSTLYILAFTDMFQNIQHK, from the coding sequence ATGCAATGCAAGAATTGTGACAATAGCTTGAGAACGGATTATAGTTATTGCCCAGACTGCGGAGCGAAAGTGATACGCAATAGGCTTACAATAAAGAATCTTTGGCATGATGCTACGGAAAGATTCTTTAATCTCGACAACACCTTTCTTATTACCTTTAAACATCTTCTTACTAAACCTGATAAGGTCATAGTTGGCTATTTAAATGGTGTAAGGAAAAAATATCTAAACCCAATAAGTTATTTTACAATAGCAATTACCCTTGGTGGTTTATTTGTTTATTTATCCACGGAGTTCTTCCCAGATGCCTTGGACTTTAGTTTTTTATATCCAGATGCTGATTCTATCAAAGAATCAGATAAGTTCGCTTTGGATCTTCAAAAAACCATCAATAAATATATTTTCAAATACCAAAGCCTCTTTTACATTGCAATGCTTCCGTTGTTAGCATTCATTTCTAAATTGGTGTTTATCAACAAAAAACAATTCAATTTTAGTGAACATTTTATAATAGTTATTTATGGGTATTCCCAAATGTCAATTATTGTCAATTCCTTGTATATTCTTGTTATTTGGAACTCAAAACTGCTTTATTATATTTCCTTTTTCAACCTTATTTTCCAAATATTATTTTTCACCTGGGTATATTATAAAATATATCTACTCAACTGGAAACAAACGCTCATAAAACTTATATTTTTCCTTATAATATTATGTGTTTTGTTCGTGGGAATTGTTGTTTTATCTACCCTATATATTCTAGCTTTTACAGATATGTTTCAAAATATACAGCACAAATAA
- a CDS encoding ABC transporter ATP-binding protein, which translates to MSDNTGNAFDTHLFKRLMRYTKPYKLIFYVVAVSAILLSAFAVLTPILLKQIIDDAIKGSDADKLLYLTLAMLGVLLGQVIFQLLFNYYANWLGESVIRDVRIKLFRKILGFRMKYFDTSSLGVLVTRAVADMQRIGEIFSQGFFVIVADLLKMFVAAGVMIYINWKLALLVFSLLPIILYATRLFQKAMKVAFTEVRAEVSNLNSFVQERITGMKIVQLFTRENIESKKFREINEKHQNAWLKTVWYNSIFFPIAEIVSSITVGLVVWYGGLQNVANITNDVAGTVFAFIMLIDMLFRPLRQIADKFNTLQMGMVAANRVFKILDTESAIDDTGKVEKREVKGNIEFKDVRFGYLEDEEVLHGISFDVKAGETVAIVGATGAGKSTIINLLNRFYEINSGKILVDGVDIKDYKLASLRSHIAIVLQDVFLFADTIANNISLKNPDVTVSDIEAAAKAIGVDEFITSLPDGYEYNVKERGTMLSSGQRQLIAFLRAYVSKPSILVLDEATSSIDTYSEQLIQKATEKITEGRTSIVIAHRLATIKKADKIIVMDAGKIVEMGSHKELLKKDGYYRSLYEAQFLAEEVA; encoded by the coding sequence ATGAGTGATAATACGGGCAACGCCTTTGATACACATCTTTTTAAACGCTTGATGAGGTATACAAAGCCTTATAAGCTGATTTTTTATGTTGTGGCAGTTTCGGCCATTCTATTGTCCGCCTTTGCGGTTCTTACTCCTATTTTATTGAAGCAAATAATTGACGACGCCATTAAGGGTAGTGATGCCGATAAGTTGTTGTATCTTACCTTGGCCATGCTAGGAGTATTATTGGGCCAAGTTATTTTTCAGCTACTCTTCAATTATTACGCCAATTGGTTGGGGGAGTCGGTCATTAGGGACGTTAGGATAAAGCTTTTCAGAAAAATATTGGGCTTCAGAATGAAGTATTTTGACACCTCTTCTTTGGGTGTATTGGTCACCCGGGCGGTAGCGGATATGCAGAGAATAGGGGAAATTTTCAGCCAAGGATTTTTTGTCATTGTGGCCGATTTATTGAAGATGTTTGTGGCTGCAGGTGTTATGATATACATCAATTGGAAGTTGGCCTTATTGGTTTTTTCCCTGCTTCCCATTATCCTGTATGCAACAAGATTGTTTCAAAAGGCTATGAAAGTAGCGTTTACCGAGGTTCGGGCAGAAGTTTCCAACTTAAATTCCTTCGTACAGGAGCGTATTACAGGGATGAAAATCGTACAACTGTTTACAAGGGAGAATATTGAAAGTAAAAAATTTAGGGAAATCAATGAAAAGCATCAAAATGCTTGGTTAAAAACGGTTTGGTACAACTCTATTTTTTTTCCCATAGCTGAAATCGTATCCTCCATAACCGTGGGACTGGTAGTATGGTATGGCGGACTACAGAATGTCGCCAACATTACCAATGATGTTGCCGGTACTGTTTTCGCTTTCATTATGTTGATTGATATGCTGTTTAGGCCCCTAAGGCAGATAGCGGATAAATTCAATACCTTACAAATGGGTATGGTAGCGGCCAATAGGGTCTTTAAGATTTTGGATACGGAAAGCGCTATTGATGATACCGGTAAGGTTGAAAAGCGTGAGGTAAAAGGCAATATCGAATTTAAAGACGTACGATTTGGATATTTGGAGGATGAAGAGGTATTGCACGGAATTTCCTTTGATGTGAAGGCCGGTGAAACGGTGGCTATTGTGGGAGCAACGGGGGCTGGAAAATCCACTATCATTAATTTATTGAATCGGTTTTACGAGATAAATTCAGGAAAGATATTAGTGGACGGTGTGGATATAAAAGACTATAAACTGGCTTCGCTTAGGTCACATATTGCCATAGTGCTTCAAGATGTTTTTCTTTTTGCAGATACCATTGCAAACAATATATCTTTAAAGAACCCTGATGTAACGGTTAGTGATATTGAAGCAGCGGCAAAAGCCATTGGTGTGGATGAGTTTATTACCAGTTTGCCTGATGGTTATGAATATAATGTAAAGGAACGGGGCACTATGCTTTCCAGTGGGCAGCGTCAATTAATCGCCTTTTTACGGGCCTATGTAAGCAAACCTAGTATTTTGGTTTTGGACGAGGCCACTTCTTCAATCGACACGTATTCGGAACAATTGATCCAGAAGGCCACGGAAAAAATTACTGAGGGAAGAACCTCTATCGTTATTGCCCATCGATTGGCTACCATAAAAAAGGCAGATAAGATTATTGTTATGGATGCGGGAAAAATTGTGGAAATGGGAAGTCACAAAGAACTATTGAAAAAGGACGGTTACTACAGAAGTCTCTACGAAGCCCAGTTTTTGGCCGAGGAAGTTGCCTAA
- a CDS encoding DUF1599 domain-containing protein gives MQKTEAQYNAVIKVCQDLFEKKMLDYGCAWRILRLPSLTDQIFIKAQRIRGLQENAVRKVDEGEISEFIGIINYSVMALIQLELGVAEQPDLDPENAVSLYKKHVHHTKELMLNKNHDYGEAWRDMRVSSLTDLILQKLLRVKSIEDNKGKTLVSEGIDANYQDMINYAVFALIHLGLAEN, from the coding sequence ATGCAAAAAACGGAAGCGCAGTATAATGCCGTAATTAAGGTTTGTCAGGATTTATTCGAAAAAAAGATGCTTGATTATGGTTGTGCCTGGAGGATTCTACGTTTACCTTCCTTAACGGATCAAATCTTTATAAAAGCGCAGCGGATCAGGGGACTTCAAGAAAATGCGGTGCGCAAGGTGGACGAGGGAGAGATTTCTGAGTTTATAGGAATCATCAACTATTCCGTAATGGCTTTGATACAACTGGAATTGGGAGTTGCAGAACAACCAGACCTAGATCCGGAAAATGCCGTTTCCCTGTATAAAAAGCACGTGCACCATACCAAAGAACTTATGCTCAATAAAAACCATGACTATGGTGAGGCTTGGAGGGATATGCGGGTCAGCTCCCTGACGGATTTGATACTCCAAAAGTTGCTTAGAGTGAAATCCATAGAGGACAATAAGGGAAAAACCTTGGTTAGTGAAGGAATAGATGCCAATTACCAAGATATGATCAATTATGCCGTATTTGCTTTGATTCACTTAGGTTTGGCAGAAAATTAA
- the folP gene encoding dihydropteroate synthase, whose protein sequence is MTINCKGKLIDLTTPRVMGILNLTPDSFYDGGKFRKEKDILLHVENMLSLGATFIDLGAYSSRPGAEEVSTDEECKRLLPVLELILGQFPEALISIDTFRAHVAKEAIAIGASMINDISAGFMDESMLDVIAENHIPYIMMHMRGNPQTMQKKTSYDNLVRDIILYFSERLSVAKSKGIKDLIIDPGFGFSKTLEQNYELLNKLDLLKMIEKPLLVGVSRKSMIYKLLGTDAHHALNGTTALNMLALQKGANILRVHDIGEAMECIKIHKQLTA, encoded by the coding sequence ATGACGATAAACTGTAAGGGTAAACTCATAGATTTGACCACTCCAAGGGTGATGGGTATTTTAAACCTTACTCCAGATTCCTTTTATGATGGCGGAAAATTTAGAAAGGAAAAGGACATTTTGCTCCATGTTGAGAATATGCTCTCGCTTGGCGCAACATTCATAGACTTAGGAGCGTATAGCTCAAGACCTGGAGCAGAAGAGGTAAGTACCGATGAGGAGTGTAAGCGTTTACTCCCTGTTCTTGAACTTATTTTAGGTCAATTTCCTGAAGCTTTGATATCCATCGACACATTTAGAGCCCATGTCGCCAAAGAGGCTATTGCTATTGGCGCCTCTATGATCAATGATATTTCTGCCGGATTTATGGACGAGTCCATGTTGGATGTAATCGCAGAAAACCATATCCCTTACATAATGATGCACATGCGCGGTAATCCCCAAACCATGCAGAAAAAGACCTCCTATGATAATTTGGTACGGGATATTATCCTTTATTTTTCTGAAAGATTGTCTGTTGCCAAATCCAAGGGAATCAAAGATTTAATTATTGATCCCGGCTTCGGTTTTTCCAAAACCCTGGAGCAAAATTATGAGCTCCTAAATAAATTGGATTTGTTGAAAATGATAGAAAAGCCCCTTTTGGTGGGAGTAAGTAGAAAATCCATGATCTATAAATTATTAGGAACGGACGCACACCATGCACTTAATGGAACAACGGCCCTCAATATGCTCGCTTTGCAAAAAGGAGCTAATATTTTAAGAGTACACGATATAGGCGAAGCCATGGAATGTATCAAGATTCACAAGCAATTAACGGCTTGA
- a CDS encoding ferritin-like domain-containing protein: protein MSKKVIKVEINKKVKDRRRFLRISGLGVLGASLLVACSDDDEGMAPIPPTGGNIFDLGSGDLGVLNYAYALEQLEADFYTKVVNSFYANISDEERQVLTDLYNHEVNHRDFFKAAITAAVGENTDAMLPTLEFDYGSLDFSNRDAVLGTAKVLEDTGVAAYNGAGRLISDPNYLLIAGKIVSVEARHASAIRTLINPGSADFAGDDVVTVDTGLDVALNPSDILAAVGDTGFITTPFTANNLP, encoded by the coding sequence ATGAGTAAAAAAGTTATCAAAGTTGAAATAAACAAAAAAGTAAAAGATCGTCGAAGGTTTTTGCGAATAAGCGGATTGGGGGTCTTGGGGGCTAGTCTTCTGGTGGCCTGTAGTGACGATGATGAAGGAATGGCACCGATTCCACCTACCGGTGGTAATATTTTTGATTTAGGTTCTGGCGATTTGGGAGTTTTAAATTATGCCTATGCGCTAGAACAGTTGGAGGCTGATTTTTATACTAAGGTGGTAAATTCCTTTTATGCCAACATTTCTGATGAGGAAAGACAGGTATTGACTGATTTATACAACCATGAAGTAAATCATCGAGATTTTTTTAAGGCGGCGATAACGGCTGCCGTTGGTGAAAATACAGACGCAATGCTTCCTACATTGGAATTTGATTATGGTTCTTTGGATTTTTCCAACCGGGATGCTGTTTTAGGTACGGCAAAGGTTTTAGAGGATACAGGGGTAGCTGCGTATAATGGCGCGGGAAGGCTTATTTCCGATCCAAATTATTTGCTTATAGCAGGTAAAATTGTTTCCGTGGAAGCGAGACATGCCTCTGCGATAAGAACATTGATTAACCCAGGTAGCGCAGACTTTGCCGGCGATGATGTAGTTACCGTAGATACTGGTTTGGATGTAGCTTTAAACCCATCGGACATTTTGGCTGCAGTAGGTGATACAGGATTTATTACAACACCGTTCACCGCAAATAATTTACCTTAA
- the tpiA gene encoding triose-phosphate isomerase, with the protein MRSKIVAGNWKMNKNMEETEALLIELSAKLPDTQAEVMVAPTFVNLAAAVRNLETSRIEVIAQNMHFAESGAYTGEISADMLLNIGVDTCIIGHSERRAYFGETDEILAKKVKTALEKGIRVMFCFGEELEDRKSGNHFSVVESQLKNALFSLESSDWSKIILAYEPVWAIGTGETASPEQAQEMHAFIRKTISEAYDSAVSNNVSILYGGSVKPGNAEEIFSKPDVDGGLIGGASLVSDDFVAIINAI; encoded by the coding sequence ATGAGAAGTAAAATAGTAGCGGGAAACTGGAAAATGAATAAGAATATGGAAGAAACCGAAGCCTTATTGATAGAATTATCGGCAAAACTTCCGGATACACAAGCTGAGGTCATGGTTGCACCCACTTTTGTTAACCTAGCGGCCGCGGTTCGTAATCTTGAAACTTCTCGCATTGAGGTCATAGCACAGAACATGCACTTTGCTGAAAGTGGGGCATACACCGGAGAAATTTCTGCGGATATGCTTCTTAATATTGGCGTGGATACATGTATCATTGGTCACTCAGAAAGAAGAGCCTATTTTGGGGAAACTGATGAAATATTGGCCAAAAAGGTAAAAACCGCCTTGGAAAAGGGGATAAGGGTTATGTTTTGTTTTGGTGAAGAGTTGGAGGACAGAAAATCGGGCAACCATTTTAGTGTGGTTGAAAGCCAGTTAAAGAACGCATTATTTTCCTTGGAAAGTTCCGATTGGAGTAAGATTATATTGGCCTACGAACCCGTATGGGCCATTGGAACCGGAGAGACGGCATCCCCGGAACAAGCACAGGAAATGCATGCCTTTATCCGCAAAACAATTTCAGAAGCCTACGATAGTGCTGTAAGCAACAATGTATCCATTCTATATGGAGGAAGCGTAAAACCGGGCAATGCGGAAGAGATTTTTTCAAAGCCGGATGTTGATGGTGGCTTAATTGGAGGGGCTTCACTCGTTTCCGATGATTTTGTGGCAATTATAAACGCAATCTAG
- the truA gene encoding tRNA pseudouridine(38-40) synthase TruA: MRYFIRFSYFGKMYHGWQKQPNAITVQEILEEVLTKLLRDKIEIVGAGRTDAGVHAKEMFGHFNVDPISDIQNLIYRVNAFLPDDIAVQEIRSVQNEAHARFDATARSYEYWVCQEKNPFYRDTAYYVRTPLDIDLMNQAATLLLGKQDFECFSKSKTDVRTYICNVTLAKWVLENDKLVFKITADRFLRNMVRAVVGTLLEVGSKKYPPSHVKAILKSKDRSEAGVSVPAKGLYLTSVIYPKTIYKNE, encoded by the coding sequence TTGAGATATTTTATTCGGTTTTCATACTTCGGAAAGATGTACCATGGATGGCAAAAGCAACCCAATGCCATTACCGTACAGGAAATTTTGGAAGAAGTTTTGACTAAATTGTTGAGAGACAAGATTGAAATTGTGGGGGCCGGAAGGACTGATGCAGGGGTTCATGCCAAGGAAATGTTCGGCCATTTTAATGTTGATCCAATCAGTGATATTCAAAACCTCATTTATAGAGTCAATGCTTTTCTACCTGATGATATCGCTGTTCAAGAAATTAGGTCCGTGCAGAATGAAGCCCATGCCAGGTTTGATGCTACAGCGCGTTCATATGAATATTGGGTTTGCCAGGAAAAAAATCCATTTTATAGGGATACTGCTTACTATGTAAGAACACCCTTGGATATTGATTTAATGAACCAAGCGGCAACTTTGTTATTGGGAAAGCAGGATTTTGAGTGCTTTTCCAAATCAAAAACAGATGTGAGGACCTACATTTGTAATGTTACTTTAGCGAAATGGGTTCTTGAAAATGACAAATTGGTCTTTAAGATTACCGCCGATCGTTTCCTAAGAAATATGGTTAGGGCGGTGGTCGGAACCCTTCTGGAAGTGGGTTCAAAGAAATACCCACCTAGCCATGTTAAGGCTATCTTAAAAAGTAAAGATAGGTCAGAAGCCGGTGTTTCTGTACCGGCAAAAGGACTATATTTGACATCGGTTATCTATCCCAAGACTATTTATAAGAATGAGTGA